The following are from one region of the Oncorhynchus nerka isolate Pitt River linkage group LG8, Oner_Uvic_2.0, whole genome shotgun sequence genome:
- the LOC115132969 gene encoding LOW QUALITY PROTEIN: AT-rich interactive domain-containing protein 2-like (The sequence of the model RefSeq protein was modified relative to this genomic sequence to represent the inferred CDS: inserted 1 base in 1 codon), protein MANSTGKNVLDQRRKGLAFLDELRQFHRSRGSPFKKIPIVGGKELDLNALYIRVISLGGFAKVSDKNQWSELGEDFNFPRSCSNAAFVLKQYYLRYLEKYEKVHHFGEDDDEVQPGNPKPSLPIGAIPCSYNYQQHTVSDYLRQSYGLSMEFTAPCDYNKLVLSLLSGLPNEVDFAINVCTLLSNESKHAMQLEKDPKLITLLLAHAGVFDDSLGSFSFVFGMDWKEQTSRDFMKFWKDVVEDSEVRDLIWDKTSLTQVTDTTSGDERWGALFHPPRNLGIGDIEGQRVLQVGVILRNLSFEEANVKLLAANRTCLRFLLLCAHCHFISLRQLGLDTLGNVAAELQLDPVDFRTTHLMFHTITKCLMSRDRFLKMRAMEILGNLSKAEDNSVLICEYVDQESYREVISLLSLPDLMLLMSSLEVLYLLAQLGEIPCSKIASVDRSIDLLVRLVSVDLHTFGPDALTAVRLMEHQAAGQSQVADVRPQLVXQLPAPLQGAPIPAARVPVQSTPPPGIVELDGEKFTVQWLNAHFEVSGESSVSRSEMYSEYLTTGSKMGRAGILASQGFLKCLRTIFPNHTVKRLEDTKPNAQAHIHVVGVKRRAIPLPIQLYYQQQASPTPGPKHDVPVDPQASPSVPSLTANPAAPQDGVPLPQAAQTVPRLPLHHQASPHQHPHSAQQAKSADILKTAMVQSSIPTSGQVVQNHSPNMAQQLHHQQVMAPTGTPVTLFQQVQQGHIFTARVQGVPIAQRPPLPHTPSSVPQALSQGTQQETAVFSAPPHYAAVSAPCSSLQNFQVGGGQVFTIAGVSNAQGSRVTFQNIAPKPAPSQASGSPTTTHNQQQQSSVVIVSPNPQQNQAYAPAIHQIVLANPSTMSGGQAIQLAGQSPTPSNPPPCPPIIAPLPQGLPSPSNTQIPMQGSASVSQMLSVKRQPQQLNPQQQFQIQAQPLPQQQQQPPQPTSTESSLIKQLLLPKRPSTPGGKLILPAPQVPPPSSTQRAPSPQVLYQVASQGQPQPQQLNVQLVPSQLQSPGGPLQTVQLISTSSPATIIQGQAPGGQVTFTVVPNTGFTTSASAAAAQISQGAAAPGLPAVQTGNTLHGPPPPFRGDKIICQKEEEAKDATGLHIHERKIEVMENSSLADGAGTKTRNGDLAGAAPGAKLLNGRKCMDSSLPPYHSGNSQGACVNGPASESCPTNGKQPSGPANPQEGHVDPKKALVNGVCDFERGDASTASHLSKNIPNHFASKHLGNGEVGPPQKLHGAPQEPSVPQQDTAKAEQAERLANGPQATGPFSNGPMGPGPNYTLPAFRQQLFPTVTVNSQGATGPGTLPANGLSGEGRALKRPAEEDKGASVIPCKVGVRIITISDPNKAGCSATMVAVPAGADPSTVAKVAIENATQQRNCSTIQASSSTLPPTVAQPVQAGSSSPNAPLPGPQAMVAPPEQTRKAGQNFKCLWQSCKRWFETPSRVFYHAATQHGGKELYPGQCLWEGCEPFPRQRLSFITHLQDKHCSRDALLAALKLEQEPTQTQDSNQKTSKPQPVASSTPAPRAQKAIVNHPSAALMALRRGSRNLVFRDFTDEKEGPMTKHIRLTAALTLKNIAKYSDCGRKLVKRHESHLSVLALSNMEVSTTLAKCLYELTRSLQA, encoded by the exons ATGGCAAATTCGACGGGGAAAAATGTACTAGATCAGCGAAGGAAAGGACTGGCTTTCCTGGACGAGCTGCGGCAATTTCACCGAAGCAGAGG ATCGCCGTTCAAGAAGATTCCTATCGTGGGTGGGAAAGAGCTGGATCTTAATGCTCTCTATATCAGAGTCATTTCGTTAGGTGGATTTGCTAAG GTTTCTGACAAAAATCAGTGGTCTGAGCTGGGTGAAGATTTTAACTTCCCAAGGAGTTGTTCAAATGCAGCATTTGTTTTAAAACAGTACTACCTTCG ATATTTAGAAAAGTATGAAAAAGTCCATCACTTCGGCGAGGATGATGACGAGGTGCAGCCTGGGAACCCGAAACCATCTCTTCCAATTGGTGCAATCCCCTGCTCCTATAACTACCAGCAACACACTGTATCAG ACTATCTCCGCCAAAGCTATGGGCTGTCCATGGAGTTCACGGCCCCATGCGACTATAACAAACTGGTGCTCTCTCTCCTGTCGGGCTTGCCCAATGAAGTGGACTTCGCAATCAACGTTTGCACTCTCCTCTCCAACGAGAGCAAGCATGCCATGCAGCTGGAGAAAGACCCCAAACTCATCACGCTGCTGCTGGCACATGCAGGCGTCTTCGATGACT CACTAGGCAGCTTCTCCTTTGTATTTGGGATGGACTGGAAGGAGCAAACCTCCCGGGACTTCATGAAG TTCTGGAAGGATGTGGTAGAGGATTCTGAAGTCCGGGACCTCATCTGGGACAAGACCAGCCTGACACAAG TGACAGACACTACGTCGGGGGATGAGCGCTGGGGCGCCCTCTTCCACCCTCCACGCAACCTAGGCATCGGCGACATCGAGGGTCAGCGGGTCCTGCAGGTGGGAGTCATCCTCCGCAACCTCTCCTTCGAGGAGGCCAACGTCAAACTGCTTGCTGCTAACCGCACCTGTCTGCGGTTCCTCTTACTGTGCGCCCACTGCCACTTCATCTCCCTACGGCAGCTGGGATTGGATACACTCGGCAACGTGGCCGCAGAG CTTCAGTTAGATCCTGTTGACTTTCGAACAACCCACCTAATGTTTCACACCATCACCAAATGTTTGATGTCAAGGGACAGGTTCTTGAAGATGAGGG CCATGGAGATCCTGGGTAATCTGAGCAAGGCGGAGGACAACAGCGTGCTGATCTGTGAGTACGTGGACCAGGAGTCATACCGGGAGGTGATCAGCCTGCTGTCGCTGCCTGACCTCATGCTCCTCATGTCCTCCCTGGAGGTCCTCTACCTGCTGGCCCAGCTGGGGGAGATCCCCTGCAGCAAGATCGCCTCCGTGGACAGGAGCATAG ATCTGCTGGTGCGGCTGGTGTCAGTGGACCTGCACACGTTTGGTCCGGATGCTCTGACGGCCGTGAGGCTGATGGAGCACCAGGCTGCTGGGCAGAGCCAGGTGGCTGATGTGCGGCCGCAGCTTG AACAGCTGCCCGCTCCGCTGCAGGGCGCACCCATCCCAG CAGCAAGAgtccctgtccagtccactcctCCTCCTGGTATTGTTGAGCTAGATGGGGAGAAGTTTACAGTGCAGTG GCTGAACGCCCACTTCGAGGTGAGCGGTGAGAGCTCAGTGTCGCGTTCAGAGATGTACTCGGAGTACCTCACCACCGGCAGCAAGATGGGACGCGCTGGCATCTTGGCCTCCCAAGGCTTCCTCAAATGTCTACG GACCATCTTCCCAAACCACACAGTGAAGCGGCTTGAGGACACCAAGCCCAATGCTCAGGCACACATACATGTGGTGGGGGTCAAACGGAGGGCCATCCCACTACCCATCCAGCTGTACTACCAGCAGCAGGCTAGCCCCACACCAGGGCCCAAACATGACGTCCCTGTCGACCCACAGGCATCCCCGTCAG TCCCCAGCCTTACTGCTAACCCGGCAGCGCCGCAGGATGGTGTACCCCTCCCCCAAGCGGCTCAGACTGTTCCTCGGCTCCCCCTTCACCACCAGGCCTCACCACATCAGCACCCCCACTCAGCTCAGCAGGCCAAGTCAGCGGATATCCTCAAGACGGCCATGGTCCAGAGCTCCATCCCCACCTCTGGCCAGGTGGTCCAGAACCACAGCCCCAACATGGCCCAACAGCTCCATCATCAACAGGTCATGGCGCCTACCGGGACCCCCGTCACACTGTTCCAACAGGTACAGCAGGGCCACATCTTCACGGCGCGGGTTCAGGGGGTGCCCATCGCCCAGCGGCCGCCCCTGCCACACACTCCCTCCTCAGTACCCCAGGCCCTCTCCCAGGGCACCCAGCAGGAGACGGCTGTGTTCTCTGCCCCCCCGCACTACGCCGCCGTGTCTGCCCCCTGCTCCTCACTGCAAAACTTCCAGGTGGGCGGGGGACAGGTGTTCACCATCGCTGGCGTGTCCAACGCCCAGGGCTCCCGTGTCACTTTCCAGAACATCGCCCCCAAGCCTGCACCCTCGCAGGCCAGCGGATCACCAACAACCACTCATAACCAGCAGCAGCAGTCCAGCGTTGTCATCGTCAGCCCCAACCCCCAGCAGAACCAGGCCTATGCCCCGGCTATCCATCAGATTGTTCTGGCCAACCCCTCCACCATGTCTGGTGGCCAGGCCATCCAACTGGCAGGACAGTCTCCCACTCCTTCCAACCCCCCACCCTGCCCTCCCATTATCGCTCCACTACCCCAGGGCCTGCCCTCTCCTTCCAACACACAGATCCCAATGCAGGGCTCTGCTTCTGTCAGTCAGATGCTGTCGGTCAAACGGCAACCACAACAATTGAACCCCCAGCAGCAGTTTCAGATTCAGGCCCAGCCCCTGCctcagcagcaacagcagcccCCCCAGCCTACCTCCACAGAGTCCAGCCTGATCAAACAGTTACTGCTTCCAAAGCGGCCCTCCACGCCGGGCGGCAAACTCATCCTGCCCGCACCCCAGGTGCCTCCCCCTAGCAGCACGCAGCGTGCCCCAAGCCCACAGGTGCTCTACCAAGTGGCCTCACAGggccagcctcagccccagcagcTCAATGTACAGCTGGTCCCCAGCCAGCTCCAGTCCCCAGGGGGGCCTCTCCAGACGGTGCAGCTCATCTCCACCAGCAGCCCCGCCACCATCATCCAGGGCCAGGCTCCTGGTGGCCAGGTCACCTTCACTGTGGTGCCCAATACAGGCTTCACCACTTCAGCTTCTGCAGCCGCTGCCCAGATCAGCCAAGGAGCCGCTGCACCAGGCCTGCCAGCGGTCCAGACAGGCAACACCCTCCACGGGCCACCGCCGCCCTTCAGGGGGGACAAGATAATCTGCCAGAAGGAGGAGGAGGCCAAGGACGCCACGGGTCTGCACATCCACGAACGCAAGATCGAGGTGATGGAGAACTCCTCTCTAGCCGATGGGGCTGGCACCAAAACCAGAAACGGAGACCTGGCAGGGGCTGCTCCAGGGGCCAAGCTGCTTAACGGGAGGAAGTGCATGGACTCCAGTCTACCTCCATACCACTCAGGGAACAGCCAGGGGGCCTGCGTCAATGGACCGGCCAGCGAGAGCTGCCCCACCAACGGGAAGCAGCCCTCTGGCCCGGCTAACCCACAGGAGGGACACGTCGACCCCAAAAAGGCTCTCGTCAACGGGGTCTGTGACTTTGAGAGAGGGGACGCCTCCACCGCTTCCCACTTAAGCAAAAACATTCCAAATCACTTCGCTTCCAAACACTTGGGGAACGGGGAGGTGGGTCCTCCTCAGAAACTGCATGGGGCTCCCCAGGAGCCCTCTGTCCCCCAGCAGGATACTGCCAAAGCTGAGCAGGCAGAGCGCCTTGCCAATGGGCCTCAGGCAACAGGCCCCTTCTCTAACGGACCTATGGGGCCGGGGCCTAACTACACTCTGCCTGCTTTCAGGCAGCAGCTGTTTCCCACTGTCACTGTAAACTCCCAGGGCGCCACGGGGCCAGGGACCCTGCCGGCCAATGGTTTGAGTGGCGAGGGCCGTGCACTCAAGAGGCCGGCAGAGGAGGACAAGGGGGCGTCTGTGATTCCCTGTAAGGTGGGAGTGAGGATCATCACCATCAGCGACCCCAACAAGGCGGGCTGCAGTGCCACCATGGTGGCCGTGCCTGCTGGAGCCGATCCAAGCACAGTAGCCAAAGTAGCAATAGAGAATGCCACGCAGCAGAGGAACTGCTCCACCATACAGGCATCCAGCTCTACG CTTCCGCCAACAGTGGCTCAGCctgtgcaggctggcagctccAGCCCCAACGCCCCCCTTCCTGGGCCACAAGCCATGGTGGCACCCCCTGAGCAGACCAGGAAAGCGGGACAGAACTTCAAGTGTCTGTGGCAGTCCTGTAAACG GTGGTTTGAGACGCCGTCTAGGGTGTTTTACCATGCAGCCACGCAGCATGGTGGCAAGGAGCTGTACCCAGGCCAGTGCCTCTGGGAGGGATGTGAACCTTTCCCCCGACAGAGACTGTCCTTCATAACCCATCTACAG GATAAGCATTGTTCTCGAGATGCCCTATTGGCCGCACTAAAACTGGAGCAGGAACCGACACAGACGCAAGACTCCAATCAGAAAACTTCCAA GCCTCAGCCAGTGGCAAGCAGCACTCCAGCACCACGAGCACAGAAAGCTATTGTCAATCATCCGAGCGCAGCCCTAATGGCACTACGCAGAGGCTCTCGGAACCTGGTGTTCAGGGACTTCACT GATGAAAAAGAGGGACCAATGACCAAACACATACGACTAACTGCTGCCTTAACGCTAAAGAACATCGCCAAGTATTCAGACTGCGGTCGAAA GTTGGTGAAGAGGCATGAGAGTCACCTCTCTGTGCTGGCACTCAGTAACATGGAGGTCTCCACAACGCTCGCCAAATGCCTTTATGAACTGACTCGCTCTCTCCAAGCTTGA